AATGGTGGCGTGCAGTGCCTCGGTCGTGACCACGCCGGGATTGATCGTGTAGGCACGGATGCCCTGGTCGCCGAACTCGGCCCGCAACACCCCGGAGAGCCGCGATACGGCGGCCTTGCCGGCCCCGTAGGCGTAGCCCCATCCGCCCTTGCCGGCGGCAACCGGAGGATCGCTCTCGCCCGCGCCCGAGGTCACGTTGATCACCGTCGCCCCGCCCTGCTCCAGCATCGCGGGCAGCAAGCACTGCGTCAGGACCACCGGCGCGACGACATAGCCCTGGAAGACCCGTTGCAGGGTGTCGAGTCCAAGAGACATGAAGGGGAGATTGAGATCGCTGCCCTGATAGATCGCGTTATTGACCAGCACATCGACGCGGCCGAAGTGCGCCAGCACGGCAGCGGCCGCCGCGCGCACCGATGACTCGTCGAGCAGGTCCATGCGCACCGCGAACACCTCGCGCCCAAGCGCACGCACCGCGGCCGCCGTCTCCTCGAGACTGCCCGCAAGCGGCCGCCCGTCGGGGTGCGTGAGGGCGTGCGCATGGGTTTCACCCGCCTCCAGCGTCCGTGCGCTGATCGCCACATCGAAGCCTGCACGTGCAAACGCGAGCGCCGTTTCACGCCCGATACCCCGGCTCGCGCCGGTGATGAATGCCACCTTGTTCATTCCAACTCTCCAGCAAGAAGCGCGACTGCCAGTCTAGCGACAGCCCCCCGCCGCTTCATCGTCGGTTCGGACCATGAAAAACCGGCCACGAGGGCCGGTTCCACTGTGACTGGCGCCGACCGGCAGATCTCAGAATCGATCGCTGCGACTCATGCCGTCCATGCCACCGTCCACGAAGACCACCGTGCCATGCACGAAACTGGCCTGCTCCGATTGCAGGAAGGACACGACGTTGGCGATCTCGTCCGGAGCGCTGTTGCGTCCGATCGGTGCGACGAAGTTGCGAATCGCCTCGCCGTAGCGGGGATCGGCCCGCGAAGCATCGAGCAGGGGCGTCTCGACTGCACCCGGCGCGACCACATTGATGCGTATCCCTCTGGCGCCGAGCGGAACGGCCTTTCGGCGCGCGAATACCGTCACTGCGTACTTGGAGCCGGCATACGCGGCCTGCGGCATCGCCATCGCGTCGGCCTGCGCCAGGGCGCCGGCCTCGTCACCGGCGAGCATTGCGGACACCATCGGCAACTTGTCCATGCCGGGATGCACGGAGGCGACCGAGCCGATCAGAACGACCGCCGGCTTGCTGCCGC
This genomic window from Thauera humireducens contains:
- a CDS encoding SDR family NAD(P)-dependent oxidoreductase produces the protein MNKVAFITGASRGIGRETALAFARAGFDVAISARTLEAGETHAHALTHPDGRPLAGSLEETAAAVRALGREVFAVRMDLLDESSVRAAAAAVLAHFGRVDVLVNNAIYQGSDLNLPFMSLGLDTLQRVFQGYVVAPVVLTQCLLPAMLEQGGATVINVTSGAGESDPPVAAGKGGWGYAYGAGKAAVSRLSGVLRAEFGDQGIRAYTINPGVVTTEALHATIGDKGVLAMRKGVAPPEVPAAVLCWLATADAAPAFQGRTIQAQPFALEQGIVPDWREPAKASA
- a CDS encoding SDR family oxidoreductase gives rise to the protein MTVTVVTGSASGIGAAVCKQLAKAGHRVIGIDRQNADIVADLSTAAGRKAAVEAALAACDGVLDGLVCCAGLGPTAPSSSVIVGVNYFGMTELVEGLEDALARGSKPAVVLIGSVASVHPGMDKLPMVSAMLAGDEAGALAQADAMAMPQAAYAGSKYAVTVFARRKAVPLGARGIRINVVAPGAVETPLLDASRADPRYGEAIRNFVAPIGRNSAPDEIANVVSFLQSEQASFVHGTVVFVDGGMDGMSRSDRF